In Myripristis murdjan chromosome 23, fMyrMur1.1, whole genome shotgun sequence, the DNA window CCCCCTATTTGCCATAACAATGCTGCTAAAACATAGAAAATGTGCTCTCTATTTAAATTTTCAGTGTGCTGTTGTGCAAAAATACAACCACACCACCCGCACATGGATATGGATGGGGATAATTCAGAGACGGGAAAGGGGGATAAAGGGGTTGAGAGGATTTGATAAAAATGCAATGAGTGCAAATGAGAGGTaggaaatcacacacaccgagcCTGCTTTGAGCACTAAGGACTCCAGATCCATTATTAAACCTATTTGTGCGCTCCCACCATCAAGAGTCTGACCTGACAGCAAGAGCGCTTCTTGTGATCAAATAGAAAGTGGCAAAGAGAATAGCTAATACCTAAATAAGCAGCTGCATTCTGTTGCATCCTGtgaatgttttttctgtttgatacCGATAGCATATTTGGAGCATATTGTAGCCAAAGTTATTGGTATGCCTACTGCAttaacacaataacaacaacaatgataataaagtGACAGGCTTTTAGACAGTAATTCATTACTCTTCAGTGTGATtgatttactgactgactgactgattggtccattcattcattatagGAAGCTTTGAGAGTACAGTGTaattttcattgctttttttcatAGCCTCATATGTCATTGACAGCATATGTATGTTTAAAAAGGACGCTtatatgtgtacattttgatttGCCTTTAATTTATTGCAAATTGAAAAGACAAGCTCACACACTACagaaagaagttttttttttttttttttttttaatcccagcAGACAAAATTGTTGGCCATGCAACCCTCATTTGCAGAAAATGAGGGGTGCATGCACCTCTGTAAtaacagtttttgaaaatgacacaggtgcatGTTATTGCTGTTTTAGATGGAGTATTCAAGAAACTAAAATAATCAGCGTTGTCAGGGATAGACACCCTGTATGATTTCAGTATTTACAGTACGTATACACTTTGATATATTTACATCATAAATTTTCTGAGATaatcacacaggaagtgatagggaaaaaaatctttagttaaaaaaaaaaaaagctctgtccTAGTGGCATGAATGAGGAATGCAATTTGATCGTCTGCAACATTACAGCTCAAATGTATTAGTCACTAATTGGTAATAACATTCTCACAAATCCATGATTGTCTCTGAGTGCAAAGTATGTCATTCCATTGATACTCTACACCAGTCAGCTCTACACAATCCTCGTTCCCTGAATGATCATTGGGTTCCCCTTTTCGCCAAAACGCTTCACCCACCAGAGGACTCCCATCTACCCATTTCCACTTTCCCTCATCTTCCCTGTCAGACAGACCAATCCAAGCTCTGACTGCAAACTTATTGAGAAACGCCTGCTCTTCTCTGCTGTTGATGATCACCAAGTGAGCTCCTTTGTTTGCACAGTCTTCACGGCTCTCGCTCCAGGTGATCGACGCAGATGAGACGTAGTAACAGCTGCAGCCAAACTTCTCCCAGCCTTGGGGGCAGTTTTGCACGAGTTTCAGACGGTCGACTTCCAGCTGTAAAGCATCTCGACGTGCAGACACGGTATAATAACGGCTCTGTAGCTGGTTTTTCTCCGTCATCAAATTGTTGGAACTAGCCTTCAGCTGGTCTCTCTCTTTAGTCAGAGTATCTCTCTCTTTGGTCAGGGTGTCATAACGGCTCTGTAGCTGGTCTTTCTCCGTCATTAAATTGTTGGAACTAGCCTTCAGCTGGTCTCTCTCTTTAGTCAGAGCATCTCTCTCTTTGGTCAGGGTGTCATAACTAGTCTGTAACTGGTCTTTCTCTGTCATCAAATTGTTGGAACTAGCCTTCAGCTGGTCTCTCTCTTTAGTCAGAGCATCTCTCTCTTTGGTCAGGGTGTCATAATGGCTCTGTAGCTGGTCTTTCTCCGTCATCAAATTGTTGGAACTAGCCTTCAGCTGGTCTCTCTCTTTAGTCAGAGCATCTCTCTCTTTGGTCAGGGTGTCATAATGGCTCTGTAGCTGGTCTTTCTCCGTCATCAAATTGTTGGAACTAGCCTTCAGCTGGTCTCTCTCTTTAGTCAAAGCATCTCTCTCTTTAGTCAGAGCATCTAGCTCAGTGCGCAGGGTTTCATAATTTCCTTGTAACTGGTTTCTCTCTTGAGTCAGAGCGTCTCTCTCTTTGGTCAGGGTGTCATAACTGGTCTGTAACAGGTCTCCCACTTTGGTCAGATTTTTGTAGTTGGTCTGGAGCTGTTTTTGTGCAGCAGTGAGGTTTTCATAGTCGCTTTGAAGGTTTTGCGTTTCAGATTGATGATTGCTTACCACTATGATGTCTGCAAATGACAAATGTGAGTTTTAATCAAAGCACAAAGAAATTTACACAAATCTGTATGTAAAAGGACCAAAGGACCCCCTGTTTGCATTACGGTGTATTCACAGTGGATGCTCAGCCCCGTGATCCCAAACAGTAGGAGAAGACACAGCGTCCCCAGACCAAGAGCCCAACATCTCTTCCTGCTTGATGTCTGTTGTCCAGCTTGATCCCTTGTTTCAGGTTTGAATGCCTCAACATTGGCATATATATCATCATTGATGTCAGTCACTTCTGCATCCAAGTGATCCCCTCTGACTTCATCTGAGTTCACATAAAGTTCCATGAGTATAGTTTGTATTTCATATCACTAAAAAGTATTGCGTGCTGCACGTTCCTACACAGCAGTGCTACTTAGTCCTATACTACTCTGTCTCTGCATCTGAAATTACCATAATGAAACTTTTATTAGACTAAacctgtgaaaatgtgtgtgtgtgtgtgcgcatgagtatgcatgtgtgtgaggggcACTGTGGGTGTCAATTCAAAGAACTGCAGCATGTATTAGTTAAAGTTCCTCAAATGATAGCAGCTGTACCATCCACTATTTCTTCACCTCAATGTGTTGATGCATGATATTTCTCACATTTACAGGAAGCCTTACAGTTAGGTCTCATTTGAATATGAGCCCTTAGGCAACCCTCCTTATTTACAGCATTAGTCCACAGGAGTATAGTCTCCTTTGCATTCATTACCACAATTACAGTCAGGCCCACCACAAATAAAGTCCATTGTTGATATTAACAGTATTTCAGGTACTGCATGCTGGTTCCACTGCTGACTATTGTGAGTCCCACTCCACCCAACCTCTGACACAATTAAcctgcacattcacacaacTGGGAGATGTCCAGCTCGGTATCAGAGTGTCCAGCCATTGAGCAACTGGCACCTCAGGCTGTAGATGTCAAtatttctgtgctgctctgggAATTCAGTTTGGCAAACTTCTTGTCTCAAGTTCACCAATTTTATTGGTGTAAGAAAATAATCCTGGGAGGAAAGTCACtatggagaaacacacaaacttgaTAAATACACTCTATATAGACTTAGACGTAATGAAATAAACTTATTTCAGTATAACCTCAATATGATAAAACTGGTCTTTAAGTgtgctgtgcatgtgcaagAACACGTTTAATTGTTCTCTATGGTTGAGCAGCTGAAaggaaatgtgtgcatgtagatGTTGCCTCAAAAATGAAGAGATTTGCAAGATCAAGGACCTACTACTGTTATAAACTTGAGGACCGACTAAAAACAAATAGCAAGCTGTTGTTGCTCAATGTCCTCAGAAAAAGAGtgtaattaaaaacagaagaaacctCATATTTTTGTCACAACAATAAACTCTTTCGAGGGTAAATCACTCCAACAAAGGGAGAGTCACCTTTGTCCATCCACTGGGATTCTTTGGATATAATGGCAGCACTGTTTTCAGCTTCACATGGTCCCAGTTATTTTGTTGAGGCAAGGAGGTAAAATGGGAAAAATACTGATAATGGAGGTTGAAACAGGAGTGAAAAAAGCCACCCACACAGGTTTGTACACAGGCAGTCATGAAATATACAAGtagaaacacacagatataaccccccccccatcaCCACCCGCTTGTGCTACAGAGTCATTAGGAATCAATACGGTC includes these proteins:
- the LOC115355579 gene encoding C-type lectin domain family 4 member M-like, which encodes MAGHSDTELDISQLCECADIIVVSNHQSETQNLQSDYENLTAAQKQLQTNYKNLTKVGDLLQTSYDTLTKERDALTQERNQLQGNYETLRTELDALTKERDALTKERDQLKASSNNLMTEKDQLQSHYDTLTKERDALTKERDQLKASSNNLMTEKDQLQSHYDTLTKERDALTKERDQLKASSNNLMTEKDQLQTSYDTLTKERDALTKERDQLKASSNNLMTEKDQLQSRYDTLTKERDTLTKERDQLKASSNNLMTEKNQLQSRYYTVSARRDALQLEVDRLKLVQNCPQGWEKFGCSCYYVSSASITWSESREDCANKGAHLVIINSREEQAFLNKFAVRAWIGLSDREDEGKWKWVDGSPLVGEAFWRKGEPNDHSGNEDCVELTGVEYQWNDILCTQRQSWICENVITN